A DNA window from Pontiella agarivorans contains the following coding sequences:
- a CDS encoding DUF1622 domain-containing protein, translated as MHNFVNILAQYAAYFLEIVSIVIILIGSLRALVPYIGRCLFSKECLREFSATRLRLGHSLSLGLEFLIGADILKSAVSPSWQNLGLLAAIVTIRSVINFLLIWELKKVDGDKTEL; from the coding sequence TCTGGCCCAATATGCGGCGTACTTTCTGGAAATCGTTTCCATCGTTATTATTCTGATCGGCAGCCTGCGGGCGCTCGTGCCCTATATCGGCCGTTGCCTTTTTTCCAAAGAGTGTCTCCGGGAATTTTCGGCGACACGGCTTCGACTCGGCCATTCGCTGTCGCTGGGATTGGAATTTCTGATCGGCGCCGATATCCTCAAAAGCGCAGTCTCGCCGTCGTGGCAGAACCTCGGCCTGCTAGCGGCCATCGTCACCATCCGCTCCGTCATTAACTTTCTGCTGATCTGGGAATTGAAAAAGGTGGATGGCGACAAAACGGAACTGTAA